Proteins found in one Planococcus citri chromosome 2, ihPlaCitr1.1, whole genome shotgun sequence genomic segment:
- the LOC135838191 gene encoding 1,5-anhydro-D-fructose reductase-like has product MADPPEPKLTTTPRPDHPTKHRTTGHPHSDHPDHPRRHHRHHRDHHGEKTPVVILANGEKIPAIGLGTFRLRQPTETVELAIDIGYRLIDCGFIHQNESEVGAAINKKIREGVVERDDLFIIGKLWNTHHKPEEVIPAIERSLSDLCLHYFDAYLMQWPFASKKAKDEYEYCKLDEEHTPIEDTWCAMEELVSLGYTRMLGLSNFNSDQITQVLKISSVCPVINEIEVNPYFQNRMLSLFCKSRNIQVIAYAPLGSSDAPWIDTDIHPPIIDRPVILETAEKYNKDPGQIVLRYLHQLCVIPIPRSTDCDRLHYNFNIFDFGIDCIDHTEINTLETGIRTSPYKWARHFKEYPFHSPY; this is encoded by the exons atggctGATCCTCCGGAACCAAAGCTGACAACAACGCCTCGTCCAGATCACCCAACTAAGCATCGTACGACAGGTCATCCACATTCTGATCATCCAGATCACCCTCGTCGTCATCACCGTCATCACCGCGACCATCATGGGGAAAAAACTCCAGTAGTTATTTTAGCCAATGGAGAAAAAATACCAGCTATCGGATTGGGTACTTTTAGA TTGAGACAACCAACTGAAACAGTAGAATTAGCTATTGATATAGGATACAGGTTAATAGACTGCGGTTTTATACACCAAAATGAATCGGAAGTTGGTGCAgcgattaacaaaaaaattagagagGGAGTTGTTGAAAGGGATGATTTGTTTATCATCGGAAAG CTTTGGAACACTCATCATAAACCTGAAGAAGTTATTCCTGCGATAGAAAGATCGTTGAGTGATTTATGTTTACATTATTTCGACGCTTACCTAATGCAATGGCCATTCGCATCAAAA aaagCTAAAGACGAGTACGAATATTGTAAATTAGACGAAGAGCATACACCGATTGAGGATACTTGGTGTGCAATGGAAGAATTAGTAAGTTTAGGATACACCAGAATGCTCGGCTTATCCAATTTCAATAGTGATCAAATTACTCAGGTGTTGAAAATCTCATCCGTATGTCCGGTGATAAACGAA attGAAGTGaatccatattttcaaaatcgaatgcTTTCTTTATTCTGCAAATCGAGGAATATTCAAGTAATAGCTTACGCTCCTCTTGGATCGTCAGATGCTCCTTGGATAGATACAGATATTCATCCTCCAATAATAGACCGACCAGTAATTCTAGAAACTGCTGAAAAGTATAATAAAGATCCTGGACAAATCGTACTTCGTTATTTA CATCAATTATGTGTGATTCCAATTCCGAGATCAACCGACTGCGATCGTTTACACtacaattttaatatttttgattttggaatcgATTGTATCGATCATACTGAAATTAATACTCTGGAAACTGGAATAAGAACGAGTCCATATAAATG GGCAAGACATTTTAAAGAGTATCCATTTCATTCACCTTACTGA